The following are encoded in a window of Diorhabda sublineata isolate icDioSubl1.1 chromosome 5, icDioSubl1.1, whole genome shotgun sequence genomic DNA:
- the LOC130444519 gene encoding tensin-1 isoform X16 produces the protein MLRSTSCNGFGEALTSQPRSTRGGASTMDLGYVTERIISMWFPSTATSRSYRQGQQQVAHMLKNKHGDNYMVFNLSEPKRSLRNEHKNVKEVGWAPNLAPPLEKLCSMCKEIDSWLSGDKHRIAVLHSRGNKDKLGVIVSAYMHYSSICGNAEQALDRFSMRKFLDDTVGPLILPSNKRYVDYFSGLLSHNIKINAAPMYLTHVTVLGAPSFCRGGCKAFLKLYEGHTPIYTSGVYFISSGVSQFTVNVSGEGRRGLQLRGDILIKCYHRSDTGREIIFACQFHTCAVSDHTLSFTRQELDGACNDPRFPLDGAVELHFSPGPEGRHPVPAPTPAVPFTLADDPVTRADSPLLIEDYDDSEEYDEDDVNHTFGPLDGSIYATIAKKPELSPGAVSSPLTVSMDSGISSAGHHPQNANTTASSGSPPPTAQTSPLTPEDQHRELDELLSDMMLTVQSIPDLKTSPSLTNNGREDEFRFIDDEDEKSIPYHARQSSQPFSYGINANMISESKRLASPSLVRKVSGKGNENIYKSSIGSEITYKSSPVSEITYKSSPGSDSTYKSSMSSDGTLRKVQAQVYPEFGTKINNYPKSDNIFHSNSTLQSIKSDFREEYYREDVRRYDPLKRSLTEGTIRRSPEKIYKHSQSVVTSPYSDTESLSPPGAFRNNTKSPEFHETYTNGTNLTWLQRQQQKLKERREIILKEERQPHETRLLSELRSVQSRHMRPTASHRLDGYTSDTTAFADDDEDYTIPLHINTMSKNGSTTPGSTSNYSTLKSTYSTTLKNERPFVSVKKAHERYTQNGTQTPAQILAANPLGEIIRPSSRNADQLDNGLLSLAEKQQYKNYNQQQQHTVGIEIATDNSPSTENRLSIPRDGGRSSTADHRGLFVGQSSDDRVGGVPSLDGDRLEALNDLIANLSNGSDKSNDSPNNIASAWQYQREESIQSWRSQIGTEPDSSPSHNSSPRPQTPAFPVHARTPYTNASTPTVQFDIPSERLPPKSPTTQRRLSYPSSTFKNNVKWSLSPERKDRPTSPSDITNTEYSHTITNRSISATPTSGFREDYQHSPKSPTYNGSSSPTVYYGTTSRRSSTTSNNESTHEVSAANVKFVRDTSKFWYKPSITREQAILMLRDQQPGTFVVRDSNSFPGAFGLALKVATIPSNIQNKSGSSDDLIRHFLIEPTTRGVRLKGCQNEPVFSSLSALIYQHSITQMALPCRLVLPQDDLRYSDQNGVQQQSLFTQGAACNVLYLSTIEMESLTGPQAIKKAVMQLFQKNPLPETAVVHFKVSDQGVTLTDNKRKLFFRKHYPVNMVSYCGLDPDEHRWLVNSEDTGAAKSSNRIFGFVARKQNVNNPDNQCHLFAELEPEQPATAIVNFLNKVLTSSGIKPNII, from the exons ATGCTCCGATCCACATCGTGCAATGGTTTCGGCGAGGCCCTCACGAGTCAACCGAGATCAACGCGTGGAGGTGCGTCTACCATGGATCTCGGTTACGTTACCGAGAGGATCATCTCCATGTGGTTCCCCTCAACGGCGACATCTCGTTCTTATAGACAAGGACAACAGCAGGTCGCTCAtatgttgaaaaacaaacatgGAGATAATTATATG GTTTTTAATTTATCGGAACCGAAACGTTCGTTGAGGAACGAACATAAAAACGTCAAAGAAGTCGGTTGGGCTCCGAATTTGGCGCCACCTCTGGAGAAGTTGTGTAGTATGTGTAAAGAAATCGATTCTTGGCTTTCGGGAGATAAACACAGAATTGCGGTTTTGCATTCTAG gGGTAATAAAGATAAATTAGGGGTAATCGTTTCGGCTTACATGCATTATTCTAGTATTTGCGGTAACGCCGAACAAGCATTAGATCGATTTTCAATGAGAAAATTCTTAGACGACACCGTCGGACCTCTAATACTACCGTCTAATAAAAG GTACGTGGACTATTTCTCTGGATTACTTTCCCATAACATCAAAATCAATGCGGCTCCCATGTACCTTACGCACGTCACTGTTCTCGGAGCCCCGTCTTTTTGTCGCGGTGGTTGTAAGGCGTTTTTGAAATTATACGAGGGTCATACGCCGATTTATACGTCGGGTGTTTATTTCATATCGAGCGGAGTGAGTCAATTCACGGTGAACGTTTCCGGTGAAGGACGAAGGGGATTACAACTAAGAGGCGATATTTTGATCAAATGTTACCATCGAAGCGATACCGGTCGGGAAATTATTTTCGCTTGTCAATTCCACACGTGCGCAGTCTCAGATCATACTTTGAGTTTCACTAGACAAGAATTAGACGGTGCTTGTAAcg aTCCTAGATTTCCTTTGGATGGGGCAGTGGAGCTTCATTTTTCCCCCGGTCCTGAAGGTAGACATCCAGTACCGGCTCCTACACCTGCGGTACCTTTCACTCTAGCAGATGATCCAGTTACGAGGGCCGATAGTCCGTTACTGATCGAAGATTATGATGATTCTGAAGAATATGACGAAG ACGACGTTAACCATACTTTTGGACCACTAGACGGAAGTATATACGCCACGATTGCAAAAAAACCGGAATTGTCTCCGGGCGCTGTTTCTAGTCCATTGACAGTGTCGATGGACAGTGGCATTTCTTCAGCAG GACATCATCCACAAAACGCCAACACCACCGCCTCTTCTGGTAGTCCCCCACCAACCGCCCAAACTTCCCCGCTCACTCCCGAAGATCAACATCGCGAACTCGACGAACTCCTCAGCGACATGATGCTGACTGTCCAGTCGATTCCGGACTTGAAAACGTCGCCGAGCTTGACCAATAACGGTCGAGAAGACGAATTTAGATTTATCGACGACGAAGACGAGAAAAGCATCCCTTATCACGCGCGCCAATCCAGCCAGCCCTTTAG TTACGGAATCAATGCCAACATGATCAGCGAATCTAAAAGGCTCGCTAGCCCTTCGTTAGTACGTAAAGTTAGCGGAAAAGGtaacgaaaatatttacaaaagttCCATCGGTAGTGAAATCACTTATAAAAGTTCACCAGTAagtgaaattacttataaaagTTCACCAGGAAGTGACAGCACTTATAAAAGTTCCATGAGCAGCGATGGAACGCTACGAAAAGTCCAAGCGCAAGTTTATCCCGAATTCGgtacgaaaataaataattacccGAAAAGCGACAATATTTTCCACTCGAATTCAACCCTCCAATCCATAAAAAGCGATTTTAGGGAGGAGTATTACAGAGAAGATGTCAGGAGATATGATCCTTTGAAGAGGAGTTTAACCGAAGGAACGATAAGGAGAAGTCCTGAAAAGATTTATAAACATTCACAATCTGTCGTTACAAGTCCTTATTCGGATACGGAAAGTCTGTCACCGCCCGGAGCTTTTAGAAACAACACCAAGTCACCGGAATTTCACGAAAC ATATACCAACGGTACAAATTTAACATGGTTGCAACGTCAACAACAAAAACTCAAAGAACGTCGAGAAATTATCCTGAAGGAGGAACGGCAACCGCACGAAACTAGGCTTTTGTCGGAATTAAGGAGCGTACAGTCGAGGCATATGCGTCCTACAGCGAGTCACCGCCTCGACG GTTATACTAGCGATACGACAGCTTTTGCTGATGACGACGAAGATTACACGATACCTCTGCATATAAATACGATGTCGAAAAATGGCAGTACCACCCCTGGTTCGACGAGTAATTACAGTACTTTGAAATCCACTTACAGTACTACCTTAAAAAATGAAAGACCTTTTGTTAGCGTGAAAAAAGCTCATGAAAGGTATACGCAG AACGGCACACAGACCCCTGCGCAAATACTGGCGGCTAACCCTCTGGGTGAAATAATCCGCCCTTCGTCGAGGAACGCGGATCAACTAGACAACGGTTTATTATCGTTAGCCGAAAAACAACAATACAAAAACTAcaatcaacaacaacaacataCGGTGGGTATCGAAATAGCAACCGATAATTCGCCGTCAACGGAAAATAGATTATCTATACCTAGAGACGGCGGTAGGTCGTCCACCGCCGATCATCGGGGATTGTTCGTCGGACAATCTTCGGATGATAGAGTGGGAGGCGTACCGTCTTTGGATGGTGATAGACTCGAAGCGCTCAATGATTTGATTGCTAACTTATCGAACGGTTCTGACAAATCTAACGACAGTCCTAATAACATTGCATCGGCATGGCAG tATCAACGTGAAGAATCCATACAATCTTGGAGATCGCAAATCGGAACCGAACCTGATTCCAGTCCGTCGCACAATTCATCTCCCAGACCGCAAACTCCTGCATTTCCGGTTCACGCCAGAACTCCGTACACGAACGCGTCAACTCCCACCGTACAATTCGACATACCTTCCGAACGACTACCACCAAAAAGTCCTACTACCCAACG aaGATTGAGTTACCCATCttcaacttttaaaaacaatgtgAAGTGGTCCCTTTCTCCAGAAAG AAAGGACCGACCGACTTCCCCGTCCGATATAACAAACACCGAATACTCCCACACAATAACCAATCGCAGTATATCCGCGACCCCCACCTCAGGTTTCAGGGAAGATTATCAACACAGCCCCAAAAGTCCAACTTACAACGGTTCCTCCTCCCCCACCGTATATTACGGCACGACGTCGAGACGGAGTTCCACGACATCTAACAACGAATCCACTCACGAAGTTTCCGCGGCGAACGTTAAATTCGTCAGAGATACTTCGAAATTTTGGTACAAACCTTCCATCACGAGAGAACAAG CTATTTTGATGCTACGTGATCAACAACCCGGTACGTTCGTAGTGAGAGATTCTAATTCCTTTCCAGGAGCGTTCGGTTTAGCTTTGAAAGTGGCTACTATTCCATCGAACATACAAAATAAAAGCGGTTCGTCCGATGATTTAATTCGACATTTTCTCATCGAACCTACGACTAGAGGTGTACGATTGAAAGGATGTCAAAACGAACCGGTTTTTAGTTCGTTATCCGCTTTAATATATCAACATTCTATCACGCAGATGGCGCTACCTTGTAGATTGGTACTACCACAAGACGACTTGAG ATATTCTGATCAAAACGGCGTTCAACAACAATCCCTATTTACTCAAGGAGCGGCTTGTAACGTGTTATATTTATCAACAATCGAAATGGAATCCTTAACAGGACCTCAGGCTATTAAGAAAGCGGTGATGCAGTTGTTCCAGAAGAATCCGCTTCCGGAAACGGCGGTGGTGCATTTTAAAGTTAGCGACCAAGGGGTTACTTTGACTGATAATAAAAGGAAATTGTTCTTCAGGAAACATTATCCCGTTAATATGGTGTCTTATTGCGGATTAGATCCCGACGAACATCGGTGGTTGGTTAACTCCGAGGATACGGGAGCTGCCAAAAGTTCCAa TCGAATATTCGGATTCGTCGCCAGGAAGCAAAACGTCAACAATCCCGATAACCAGTGCCATCTATTCGCGGAATTAGAACCCGAACAACCCGCGACGGCCATTGTTAACTTCTTGAATAAAGTTCTGACATCCAGCGGCATTAAAccgaatattatttaa